In the genome of Gloeotrichia echinulata CP02, one region contains:
- a CDS encoding integrase yields the protein MNKTQEAFADFHQTAITDGGYLGRMQSVKNQENHLTAKLETELKAVNARLKAARVNVSVRNSGNSLQLRTTLPIKPGDIDRTGTGTKQYDISLSIPFNFDGLTTAEEEAYELGTLIARKQFQWTDKYLGKTRNKIKTKTIGDWIVDFEQNYFQTRKRNLKSENTFNSYFYIAQTHLPKDKPAINASFIEAVQICPSSDSVKNELIKVIRVLCKCSGLEVPELSNLKIKPSAKRKRDIPTDVEIEQEYLKFEIYAINRPSKLTTREDRNNWKLWRWVYGMLSTYGLRPREIFVNPDIDWWLSSENTMNTWRVNEECKTGEREALPLYPRWIETFNLKTDGEAIELLTAKIADKITSKQLNSARHGTDRWFRFVEIPFQPYDLRHAWAIRAHLMGIPIKAAADNLGHSVNMHTSIYQKWFSLENRKVAIEQAIKKKSRVEELQEMVIQLEQQNERLRIENERLRLQIGNQDLVRMIN from the coding sequence ATGAACAAGACACAGGAAGCATTTGCCGATTTTCACCAAACAGCCATCACCGATGGGGGATATTTAGGCAGAATGCAATCGGTAAAAAATCAAGAAAATCACCTGACGGCAAAATTAGAAACAGAATTAAAAGCAGTTAATGCTAGACTCAAAGCTGCTAGAGTTAATGTTTCTGTCAGAAATTCTGGTAATTCACTACAATTAAGAACTACCCTACCCATCAAACCAGGGGATATTGATAGAACCGGTACAGGCACAAAACAATACGATATTTCTTTGAGCATACCATTTAATTTTGATGGGTTAACTACTGCAGAAGAGGAAGCTTATGAACTGGGAACTTTAATTGCTCGTAAACAGTTTCAATGGACTGATAAATATTTAGGCAAAACTCGCAATAAAATTAAAACCAAAACAATTGGTGATTGGATTGTCGATTTTGAACAAAACTATTTTCAAACCAGAAAACGCAATCTCAAAAGTGAAAATACATTTAATAGCTATTTCTATATTGCTCAAACCCACTTACCAAAGGATAAGCCAGCAATAAATGCCAGTTTTATTGAAGCTGTGCAAATTTGCCCTTCATCAGATAGCGTGAAAAATGAATTGATTAAAGTAATTAGGGTGCTGTGTAAGTGTTCTGGTTTAGAAGTTCCAGAGTTGAGTAATTTAAAAATAAAACCAAGTGCTAAACGTAAGCGAGATATACCCACTGATGTAGAAATAGAGCAAGAATATCTAAAATTTGAAATCTATGCAATTAACCGTCCTAGTAAATTGACAACTAGGGAAGATAGGAATAACTGGAAACTTTGGCGCTGGGTATATGGGATGTTATCTACCTATGGATTAAGACCAAGGGAAATCTTTGTTAATCCTGATATTGATTGGTGGTTATCATCAGAAAATACGATGAATACATGGCGTGTGAATGAGGAATGTAAAACCGGAGAACGAGAAGCATTACCATTATATCCGCGTTGGATCGAAACTTTTAATTTAAAAACAGATGGGGAAGCGATTGAGTTATTAACAGCGAAGATTGCAGATAAAATTACCAGTAAGCAACTCAATTCTGCTCGACATGGTACAGACAGGTGGTTTAGATTTGTGGAAATTCCTTTTCAACCCTATGATTTACGTCATGCTTGGGCAATTAGAGCGCATTTAATGGGCATTCCAATTAAGGCTGCTGCTGATAATTTGGGTCATTCGGTGAATATGCACACATCCATTTATCAAAAGTGGTTTAGTTTGGAAAATCGCAAAGTGGCGATTGAACAAGCGATTAAAAAAAAGTCTAGGGTGGAAGAGTTGCAAGAGATGGTTATTCAGCTTGAGCAGCAAAATGAGAGATTGAGAATTGAGAATGAAAGATTGAGGTTACAGATAGGAAATCAAGATTTGGTGCGAATGATTAATTAA
- a CDS encoding group 1 truncated hemoglobin: protein MSTLYEKIGGQPTLEKVVDNFHKSILADSSVSTFFARTDMAKQRTHQIAFFSQILDGPKQYAGRPMDKTHAGMSLQDPHFDVIVKHLGAAMTASGVSADDTKAALEKVAGLKGSILGK from the coding sequence ATGAGCACATTGTACGAAAAAATCGGTGGACAGCCTACACTTGAGAAAGTTGTTGATAACTTCCACAAGAGCATCTTGGCAGACAGCAGCGTTAGCACATTTTTCGCTCGTACAGATATGGCCAAGCAACGTACTCATCAAATTGCTTTCTTCTCTCAAATCCTGGATGGACCCAAGCAATATGCAGGTCGTCCAATGGACAAAACCCACGCAGGTATGAGCCTACAAGATCCACACTTCGACGTAATTGTTAAGCACCTGGGTGCAGCAATGACTGCAAGTGGCGTATCCGCAGATGACACCAAAGCAGCATTAGAAAAAGTTGCTGGCTTGAAAGGTTCTATTTTAGGCAAGTAA
- the nifU gene encoding Fe-S cluster assembly protein NifU codes for MWDYTDKVLELFYNPLNQGEIEETSESGIKVATGEVGSIACGDALRLHLKVEVKSDKILDARFQTFGCTSAIASSSALTEMIKGLTLDQALKVSNKDIADYLGGLPEAKMHCSVMGQEALEAAIYNYRGIARAAHDDDDDEGALVCSCFGISESKIRRVILENNLTHAEDVTNYVKAGGGCGSCLANIDDILADVNSQRSVISGQKQQQQKTDNRQLTTVQKIALIQKVLDEEVRPVLIADGGDVELYDVEGDRVKVVLQGACGSCSSSTATLKIAIESRLRDRVSKNLVVEAVEPLF; via the coding sequence ATGTGGGACTACACAGATAAAGTATTAGAATTGTTTTACAATCCCTTAAATCAGGGAGAAATCGAAGAGACTAGCGAATCTGGAATTAAAGTTGCCACTGGCGAAGTAGGTAGCATTGCCTGCGGTGATGCGCTGAGATTGCACCTAAAAGTGGAAGTCAAGAGCGACAAAATTCTGGATGCTCGGTTTCAAACCTTTGGTTGTACCAGTGCGATCGCTTCTTCTAGTGCGCTGACCGAGATGATTAAAGGTTTAACTTTAGATCAAGCCCTGAAAGTCTCAAATAAAGATATTGCAGACTATCTGGGTGGATTACCAGAAGCCAAGATGCATTGCTCGGTAATGGGGCAAGAAGCCTTAGAAGCTGCCATTTATAATTATCGAGGCATTGCTCGCGCTGCCCATGATGATGATGATGATGAAGGAGCGCTAGTTTGTAGCTGCTTTGGTATCAGCGAATCCAAGATTCGGCGCGTGATTTTGGAAAATAACCTTACCCATGCCGAAGATGTAACAAATTATGTGAAAGCCGGCGGCGGATGCGGTTCTTGTTTAGCTAATATTGATGATATATTAGCAGATGTAAACAGTCAGCGGTCAGTGATTAGTGGTCAGAAGCAGCAACAACAAAAAACTGACAACCGCCAACTGACAACTGTACAGAAAATCGCACTCATTCAAAAAGTTTTGGATGAAGAAGTCAGACCAGTTTTGATAGCTGACGGCGGAGATGTAGAACTCTACGACGTAGAAGGAGATAGAGTAAAAGTAGTGCTGCAAGGTGCTTGTGGTTCTTGTTCGAGCAGTACAGCCACGCTGAAAATTGCGATAGAATCGAGACTGCGCGATCGCGTCAGCAAAAACCTTGTAGTCGAAGCGGTTGAGCCATTGTTTTAG
- the xisF gene encoding fdxN element excision recombinase XisF codes for MESWGYARVSGEEQQTDKGALRKQIERLQNAGCLKVYWDIQSRTTEVREGLQQLINDLKTSAKGKVISLQFTRIDRIGSSSRLFYSLLEVLRSKGIKLIALDQGVDPDSLGGELTIDMLLAAAKFEVRMVTERLKSERRHRIDQGKSHRVAPLGYRIHKDKYMRDDSPCVCLLVGRIELTVSDVARYIFTTFFECGSVAATVRKLHSDFGIETKVFDWNKPEKTSRIVNEDDLDKIVFTPNKTNHPLRYPWCGLRWSIPGLKALLVNPVYAGGLPFDTYVKSKGKRKNFDEWKVKWGTHDDEAIITCAEHEQIKQIIRGNRHNRWASREDSEVNPFSNLIKCAHCGGSMTRHAKRVNKNGEAIYYYQCRLYKAGNCSNKNMISSKILDIQVVDFLAQEAERLANLVETDEQPIVEEPSEVKTLRASLNTLETLPPSYAIEQIKNDLKEQIAIALGTTNNASRQSLIAKERIIQAFANKSYWQGLEAQDKRAILNGCVKKICVDGNFVTAIEYRY; via the coding sequence ATGGAAAGTTGGGGTTACGCAAGAGTCAGTGGTGAGGAGCAGCAAACAGATAAAGGTGCGTTGCGTAAGCAAATAGAACGCTTGCAGAATGCTGGATGTTTAAAAGTATACTGGGATATTCAATCACGGACAACGGAAGTCAGGGAAGGACTACAACAATTAATTAATGACTTGAAGACATCTGCAAAGGGTAAGGTAATATCTCTGCAATTTACCCGGATTGATCGTATCGGCTCATCATCGCGTTTGTTTTATTCATTGTTGGAGGTATTGCGTTCCAAGGGGATTAAACTAATAGCCCTAGATCAAGGAGTTGATCCAGACAGTCTTGGCGGAGAATTAACGATTGATATGTTACTTGCGGCTGCGAAATTTGAGGTAAGAATGGTGACGGAGAGATTAAAAAGTGAACGTCGTCATCGAATAGACCAAGGAAAAAGTCACCGAGTTGCCCCATTAGGATATCGTATCCACAAGGATAAATATATGCGCGATGACTCACCATGCGTTTGCTTGTTGGTGGGAAGAATAGAATTAACTGTATCTGATGTAGCCCGGTATATTTTTACAACTTTTTTTGAGTGCGGTTCAGTTGCAGCTACTGTTCGTAAACTGCACTCAGATTTTGGGATAGAAACAAAGGTTTTTGATTGGAACAAGCCAGAAAAAACTTCACGGATTGTGAACGAAGACGACTTAGATAAAATTGTCTTTACACCAAATAAAACTAACCACCCATTGCGTTATCCGTGGTGTGGACTGAGATGGTCAATTCCAGGCTTAAAAGCATTATTAGTCAACCCTGTGTATGCAGGGGGCTTACCTTTTGATACTTATGTTAAATCAAAAGGCAAGCGCAAAAATTTTGATGAATGGAAGGTAAAATGGGGAACCCACGATGATGAGGCAATTATTACCTGCGCCGAACATGAACAAATAAAACAGATCATCCGAGGGAATCGACATAACCGATGGGCTTCCAGAGAAGATAGCGAAGTCAATCCATTTTCTAATTTAATCAAATGCGCTCATTGCGGAGGTTCAATGACGCGCCATGCAAAACGAGTAAATAAGAATGGGGAAGCTATCTATTATTATCAGTGCCGTTTGTATAAAGCTGGTAATTGTAGTAATAAAAATATGATTTCGTCAAAAATATTAGACATCCAAGTGGTGGATTTCTTGGCACAAGAAGCCGAACGGTTAGCAAACTTGGTGGAAACAGATGAGCAACCTATTGTAGAGGAACCCTCAGAAGTCAAAACTCTCCGTGCATCGCTGAATACTCTAGAAACTTTGCCACCAAGTTATGCAATCGAACAAATAAAAAATGACCTCAAAGAACAGATTGCGATCGCACTGGGAACCACAAATAATGCATCCAGACAATCATTGATTGCTAAAGAACGAATTATACAGGCTTTTGCTAATAAGAGTTACTGGCAAGGATTGGAAGCCCAAGATAAACGAGCAATACTCAACGGCTGTGTTAAAAAGATATGCGTAGATGGGAACTTTGTTACAGCCATTGAGTATCGTTACTAA
- a CDS encoding vWA domain-containing protein, producing MNNNYSDSSTTIASLTRNLSLSLLLVISLCSPSFGQVKKAEIVDNPIVKDDQVTIRVKVKGKDDKPVIDLQDTNFSLLVDRQPVNFNSQDWKSAKETVPPPAWIIVLLDYSGSMRNRDKQGGTKLQGAINAIREFNQAIAERGGNTHIAIVPFGEPGTNCDGNPVTKQKLDKFFSAGDVKIKNNLDYLANQIPCASTNIYQPLTKAIRFLGDTTDQRFYVEKNSNQPQPRLSVILLSDGYHNKPNEAEDFEQLIDLLKRNPQIVVHTLGYGLTPEQLGRKYALNRPAKRSDIGQGLGTVPEDEFVDRERLAAIANASGGIAAFSPDAKAVTEKLNIFLDALLGEYEITYTEPNPRRYSVHNVSVKVDSKVISDEKPYRMGGFGNSLPLQVRIVMLLLVFIALVGGGFIPFSIWADKLKREAEEG from the coding sequence ATGAACAACAATTATTCCGATTCGTCTACTACAATCGCTTCCTTGACCCGCAATCTTAGTCTGTCTCTATTGCTAGTTATTTCTTTGTGTAGTCCTAGCTTTGGTCAAGTCAAAAAAGCCGAAATTGTTGATAATCCCATAGTCAAAGATGACCAAGTAACTATTCGTGTCAAAGTCAAAGGTAAGGACGATAAACCTGTAATAGATTTACAGGATACTAATTTTAGCTTGTTAGTGGATCGTCAGCCTGTTAATTTTAATAGCCAAGATTGGAAAAGCGCTAAAGAAACAGTACCTCCACCAGCTTGGATTATTGTTTTGTTAGATTACAGTGGGAGCATGAGGAACCGTGATAAGCAGGGAGGGACAAAACTTCAAGGTGCTATTAATGCGATTCGAGAATTTAATCAAGCCATAGCGGAACGTGGTGGTAATACTCACATAGCAATTGTACCCTTTGGCGAGCCGGGAACTAATTGTGATGGTAATCCAGTTACCAAACAGAAACTTGATAAATTTTTCTCGGCTGGTGATGTCAAAATAAAGAACAACCTCGACTATCTTGCTAATCAAATACCTTGTGCATCTACTAACATTTATCAACCTCTAACCAAAGCTATCCGCTTTTTGGGTGATACCACAGATCAACGTTTTTATGTAGAAAAAAACTCTAATCAACCGCAACCAAGATTATCTGTAATTCTCTTGTCTGATGGTTATCACAATAAACCAAATGAAGCCGAAGATTTTGAGCAACTGATTGATTTATTAAAGCGAAATCCGCAAATAGTTGTTCATACTTTGGGTTATGGCTTAACCCCAGAACAACTAGGAAGAAAATATGCTCTTAACCGACCTGCTAAACGTTCAGACATCGGTCAAGGATTAGGTACAGTCCCAGAAGATGAATTTGTTGACCGCGAACGTTTAGCAGCAATTGCTAACGCTAGTGGTGGTATTGCTGCATTTTCTCCTGATGCTAAAGCAGTTACAGAAAAGTTAAATATTTTTCTAGATGCTCTACTGGGTGAATATGAAATCACCTACACCGAACCAAATCCGAGACGGTATTCTGTACACAATGTTAGTGTCAAAGTCGATTCCAAAGTGATATCAGATGAAAAGCCTTATAGAATGGGTGGCTTTGGAAATTCTTTACCATTACAAGTGCGAATAGTAATGCTATTGCTTGTATTTATCGCCTTAGTAGGTGGTGGGTTTATTCCCTTCTCCATTTGGGCTGATAAACTCAAACGCGAAGCTGAGGAGGGATAA
- a CDS encoding IMS domain-containing protein, with protein sequence MFTPWEFTKTIAKTTGLYWLIVFSVYGCNSSEKITNNVKIPVNKCPEKPEEALTSNNVKSISLTGQTVKQSGVVSPGKNVGYIFEAESGQKLSYQTKEDICIWVYTPDSQLLDTSKVLPVTGKYTIQLSSRQGTTTFELEIGLDISQSPTPTLSPTSSPTPTPTPTPTSSPTSSPTSSSLSQKQAVEIVQNWLNTKHKIFGKDLNTSLINELVTGNFHYNLTNSDGSIAWLRNNNAYYTYNYSRIKKVISFFDDQDKPALTVSIEEELYLHTPTGIDQDSSGAYKADYTYYFQKDNGVWKISNSQKAN encoded by the coding sequence ATGTTTACACCCTGGGAATTTACCAAAACAATAGCAAAAACAACAGGGCTATACTGGTTAATAGTTTTCAGCGTTTATGGGTGTAATTCTTCGGAAAAAATCACAAATAATGTCAAGATACCAGTAAATAAATGCCCAGAAAAACCTGAAGAAGCACTTACCAGCAATAACGTTAAATCTATTTCATTGACTGGTCAAACTGTTAAACAATCTGGCGTAGTGAGTCCTGGTAAAAATGTGGGATACATCTTTGAAGCTGAGTCTGGTCAAAAATTGAGTTACCAAACCAAGGAGGATATTTGTATTTGGGTATATACTCCCGATAGTCAATTACTTGATACTAGTAAAGTTTTACCTGTCACAGGAAAATACACCATTCAATTATCTAGTCGTCAAGGTACTACCACCTTTGAATTAGAAATCGGATTAGATATTTCTCAATCACCTACACCTACTCTTTCACCTACTTCTTCACCTACTCCTACACCTACTCCTACACCTACTTCTTCCCCTACTTCTTCACCGACTTCTTCATCATTGTCCCAAAAGCAAGCAGTTGAAATAGTTCAAAACTGGTTAAATACCAAACATAAAATATTTGGTAAGGATTTGAATACCAGTTTAATTAATGAACTAGTCACGGGAAATTTTCATTATAATTTGACAAATTCTGACGGATCGATTGCTTGGCTTCGCAATAATAATGCCTACTATACCTATAATTACTCTCGAATTAAAAAGGTTATTTCATTTTTTGATGACCAAGATAAACCAGCACTCACTGTCAGCATTGAAGAAGAGCTTTATCTTCATACACCTACAGGAATTGATCAGGATAGTTCTGGTGCATACAAAGCAGATTATACCTATTATTTTCAAAAAGATAATGGCGTATGGAAGATTTCTAATTCTCAAAAAGCAAATTAA
- a CDS encoding vWA domain-containing protein, with protein sequence MQSFFRLLKQKIPKPILFGLYGAIGCFLAAILLGEMLLAFTKLPASHQPLPQAIVLLIDCSGSMNDNGKLQEVKSAAQKFVQQQDLTKNQIAVVGFGSQAHPAANLTGDKTSLENAIIGLSNGGGTSMDQGITAAADYLKSTAFNRNILLFTDGLPDSQFTTKNVAELVRIQGINIIAVATGDADTGYLAQVTGDPSLVIYANSGQFQQAFQKAEKIIGSLVESGLTGDYNPVYLMLRIGAWTGILGLGTSVALIIGQNAYWRRRLLTFKEGSISVGGGLVAGLTAGSIGQLLYLPETTIPIFLGVQIIQNTVSWVIVGLLLGGTITFFSGNFQLRSILLRGGLGGIFSGVTFWLATAAFGDIVGLLLGTAILSFCLRTLSPKRSGIATVGIFIVSLIAVIASQFLFLQLPGITLAEIIRRIAGWTILGALLGGGMSNFVPNLKLQQALLGGSIGGVIGAVGFVLATAIFGELTGRLLGAAILGFFIGLMIAWIEELSREASLIVHWTPTEKTTFSLGKNPVILGSSEEASIYLRKDQGFPPETARIYMEGEKIIMEYNELMKERGMKLLKQELKNNDKRKLGNIILEISIDG encoded by the coding sequence ATGCAGAGTTTTTTTAGACTGTTAAAACAAAAAATACCTAAGCCTATACTCTTTGGTTTATACGGAGCAATAGGTTGTTTTCTCGCTGCAATTTTATTAGGTGAAATGCTATTAGCATTCACAAAATTACCAGCTTCTCACCAACCATTACCGCAAGCGATTGTGTTATTAATAGATTGCTCAGGTAGCATGAATGATAACGGTAAACTCCAAGAAGTCAAGTCAGCGGCTCAAAAGTTTGTGCAACAACAAGACCTGACTAAAAATCAGATTGCAGTTGTCGGTTTTGGTAGCCAAGCTCACCCAGCCGCAAATTTGACGGGAGATAAAACATCCCTTGAAAATGCAATTATCGGGTTATCAAATGGTGGTGGTACTAGTATGGATCAAGGAATTACAGCCGCCGCTGACTACTTAAAATCTACTGCTTTTAATCGGAATATCCTTTTATTTACTGATGGACTACCTGATTCACAATTTACTACCAAAAACGTAGCCGAATTGGTCAGAATTCAGGGAATAAATATCATCGCCGTCGCCACTGGTGACGCTGACACAGGCTATTTAGCTCAAGTTACTGGCGACCCTTCCCTAGTCATTTATGCTAATTCTGGTCAGTTTCAACAAGCATTTCAAAAAGCCGAAAAAATCATTGGTAGCCTAGTTGAAAGCGGACTAACTGGTGATTACAATCCAGTATATTTAATGTTGCGAATTGGTGCTTGGACAGGAATCTTAGGTTTAGGAACTTCTGTGGCGCTGATTATCGGACAAAATGCTTACTGGCGTCGCCGTTTGCTCACTTTTAAAGAAGGTAGTATTAGTGTTGGCGGTGGTCTGGTAGCTGGACTCACAGCCGGTTCAATAGGTCAATTATTGTATTTACCAGAAACCACAATTCCGATTTTTTTAGGGGTGCAAATCATCCAAAATACAGTCAGTTGGGTGATTGTAGGATTGTTACTTGGTGGTACTATCACCTTCTTCAGCGGTAATTTCCAACTACGCAGCATCTTACTCCGTGGTGGTCTTGGCGGTATTTTCAGTGGAGTTACTTTTTGGTTAGCTACTGCAGCTTTTGGCGATATTGTGGGATTATTGTTAGGAACAGCTATTCTCAGTTTTTGTCTGCGGACTCTCTCACCAAAACGATCTGGTATTGCTACTGTGGGAATTTTTATAGTTAGTTTAATAGCAGTAATAGCCAGTCAATTTCTATTTTTACAACTACCCGGTATTACCCTTGCAGAAATTATTCGTCGAATAGCTGGTTGGACAATTTTGGGAGCATTACTTGGTGGTGGAATGTCCAATTTTGTTCCTAATCTAAAGCTACAGCAAGCTTTATTGGGTGGAAGTATTGGTGGTGTGATTGGTGCTGTAGGATTTGTTCTAGCTACTGCAATTTTTGGTGAACTTACAGGACGATTATTAGGTGCAGCTATTTTAGGCTTTTTTATCGGACTGATGATTGCTTGGATTGAAGAGTTGAGTCGAGAAGCATCATTAATTGTGCATTGGACACCCACAGAAAAAACAACATTTTCTTTAGGTAAAAATCCGGTAATTTTAGGAAGTTCTGAGGAAGCAAGTATTTACTTACGCAAAGACCAAGGATTCCCACCTGAAACCGCCAGAATTTACATGGAAGGGGAAAAAATCATCATGGAATATAACGAATTAATGAAAGAAAGAGGCATGAAATTATTAAAACAAGAGTTAAAGAATAATGATAAACGCAAACTAGGAAATATCATCCTGGAAATTTCAATTGACGGTTGA
- a CDS encoding VWA domain-containing protein — protein sequence MLNVTITPHRQFLPADAPEQKLFLMLKLRPAKDVSATRPSTTFAFVIDTSGSMTEDVTTGKSKIDVVIESLNQLVSNNSLRQSDRIAIVQFDDTASTIIGLTPATEVNQLKSAISQLKKFSGGTMMGRGMHQALNLLANENMTSLRILIFTDGQTFDEDKCQELAQDFAANGIPITALGVGDYNEDLLVGLSDASGGRCFHVVPGNPIGTQVAITDLPDTLFQEFSQAQQEVITNLALNIKTVAGVKLTRTVRVYPDQAEFALIQQPYQMGNVIANDDTIFILEFTIDSRPTAKVRIAQLGLTYDVPGQNKRGELPPQNVVLQFVAGQMAAQVDQEVMGYVQQSNIAQLVADATKVADQNPQRAEELLETARRMTQRLGNQAMTVSLEKAQDELRKTRKLSSGTRKTVKIGAKGKTIKMSDDINDEL from the coding sequence ATGTTAAATGTTACAATTACACCTCATAGGCAATTTTTACCAGCAGATGCTCCTGAACAAAAATTATTTTTGATGCTGAAGCTGCGACCTGCAAAAGATGTTTCTGCTACTCGTCCATCAACTACATTTGCCTTTGTTATCGATACTAGTGGTTCTATGACCGAGGATGTGACAACCGGGAAAAGTAAGATAGATGTTGTGATAGAATCATTAAATCAATTAGTTAGTAATAACAGTTTACGTCAGAGCGATCGCATTGCCATTGTACAATTTGATGACACAGCATCTACCATCATTGGACTGACACCAGCAACAGAAGTAAATCAATTAAAGAGTGCCATATCACAACTGAAAAAGTTTAGTGGTGGTACAATGATGGGGCGTGGGATGCACCAAGCCCTGAATCTTCTTGCTAATGAAAATATGACTAGTCTGCGGATATTAATCTTCACTGATGGTCAAACATTTGATGAAGATAAATGTCAAGAATTAGCTCAAGATTTTGCAGCAAATGGTATTCCTATTACCGCATTAGGAGTTGGAGACTATAACGAAGACTTACTTGTAGGTTTGAGTGATGCTAGTGGCGGGAGATGTTTTCATGTAGTTCCAGGAAATCCTATTGGTACTCAGGTTGCAATTACTGATTTACCCGATACTCTCTTTCAAGAATTTAGTCAAGCACAGCAAGAAGTTATCACCAATTTAGCATTAAATATTAAAACAGTAGCTGGAGTTAAACTCACACGAACTGTTCGTGTTTATCCCGATCAAGCCGAATTTGCTTTAATACAACAACCATATCAAATGGGCAACGTTATAGCTAATGATGACACTATTTTTATATTAGAATTCACCATAGATTCTCGCCCTACAGCTAAAGTGAGAATTGCTCAACTTGGATTAACTTATGATGTTCCTGGACAAAACAAAAGAGGAGAACTTCCCCCACAAAATGTTGTGCTTCAGTTTGTCGCCGGACAAATGGCTGCACAAGTTGATCAAGAAGTAATGGGTTATGTCCAGCAGTCTAATATTGCTCAACTTGTAGCTGATGCAACTAAAGTAGCTGATCAAAACCCCCAGCGTGCAGAAGAGTTATTAGAAACCGCACGTCGAATGACACAGCGACTTGGTAATCAAGCCATGACTGTATCTCTAGAAAAAGCTCAAGACGAGTTACGTAAAACTCGTAAACTTTCATCTGGAACTCGTAAAACTGTGAAAATTGGTGCTAAAGGTAAAACCATCAAAATGAGCGACGATATCAATGATGAACTTTGA
- a CDS encoding FHA domain-containing protein, translated as MSITCQACGYDENPPESEYCGACGSELTTASTTPNYISEVPTIVLPPEPNQFSYQEPIENPPPIITPIYPDSTPTISASTAKLISKLPNSPIPEFHLDGSNAIVGRFDTDSGPVEVDLEGFPGEDTVSRAHAEIYYEIGQWKIKDIGSTNGVFIKRAGQSRFSARITTPETLNSGDEIAFGKIRFLFQSP; from the coding sequence ATGTCTATTACTTGTCAAGCTTGTGGCTATGATGAAAATCCACCAGAATCAGAATATTGTGGAGCCTGTGGTTCTGAATTAACAACAGCATCAACCACCCCTAATTACATTAGTGAAGTCCCAACAATAGTTTTACCACCAGAGCCAAATCAATTTTCTTATCAAGAACCTATAGAAAATCCTCCCCCAATAATCACCCCAATTTATCCTGATTCTACCCCAACAATTTCAGCAAGTACTGCCAAACTAATTTCCAAATTACCTAATTCACCTATTCCAGAATTCCATTTAGATGGTAGTAATGCAATAGTTGGGCGATTTGATACAGATTCAGGTCCTGTAGAGGTTGATTTAGAAGGATTTCCTGGAGAAGACACGGTTTCTCGCGCTCATGCAGAAATTTATTATGAAATAGGTCAGTGGAAAATCAAAGATATAGGTTCCACAAACGGTGTTTTCATTAAACGTGCAGGTCAATCTCGATTTAGCGCCAGAATTACTACTCCTGAAACATTAAACTCTGGAGACGAAATTGCATTTGGCAAAATTCGCTTCCTTTTTCAAAGTCCATAA